GTAGCAAGCCGCGCCGCGTGGCTCGGGTCGCCCGTCGTTCATGCCGTCATGGCCGGCCGGTTCGTCACCGAGATTCCGTTTCCGCGTTTGAGCTTTTGGCTGGGAGCGCTCATGCGGCCCAGGTTGTGGCCGTTGGCCGGGCAGGCGCATCTCGCCACCCTTCGGGCCACGTTCTACGGCACGAGCGCGGTTTTCGATTCGCAAGGCGGAACGTTGGCGCGAGTGGAGGGGGAAGAGGGAATCGCAGTGGCTGACGTTTCCCCTGCGAGCGGCGGCGGCCCCGTCACTCAAACGGGAGTTATCAAAGTTCCGGCGCAGTTGAGGGTGATGGAAGCGTTGATGAAGGTGTGGGCGAGGAGGTGACAACGGATTTGGGGAATTGAGCGGATGTCCAGTTGCCCGGTGTACAATTCTCCCCAAATCCCCATACTCACCATGCCCCCTATCCTCTCCATCCACCACCTTACCCTCACCTACTCAAACGGCGACGACAACCTGTTGGCGCTGACCAACCTTTCATTTGACGTGGCCCTCGGCGAATTCCTGTGCATTGTCGGGCCGTCGGGTTGCGGCAAGAGCAGTTTGCTCAAGGTGCTGGCCGGGCTTCGCCAGCCAACGTCGGGGCAGGTGACGTTTGAAGGCCAACCACTCACCGGCCCGCGCGAGGGCATTGGCCTGGTGTTCCAGAAAGCCAACCTCATGCCCTGGCGCACCGTCCTGCAAAACATCACCCTGCCGCTCGAACTTGAGGGCATGGACGCCGGCAAAGCTCGCGCCCGGGCTGAAGAGTTGATCGAACTGGTGGGCCTGAGCGGCTTTGAGCATACACGCCCGCGCCACCTCTCCGGCGGCATGGAGCAGAGAGTCGCCATCGCCCGCGCCCTCGTTCACCGGCCCAACGTGCTCCTGCTCGACGAGCCGTTCGGCGCGCTCGACGCCCTCACTCGCGAACGCATGGGCCTCGAACTTCTGCGAATCTGGGATCGTTATCGCAAGACCGTCGTCATGGTCACCCACTCGATCTCCGAAGCCGTCTTCCTGGCCGACCGGGTTCTGGTCTTCACCCAGCGCCCCGGTTCCATTCGCGCCGACCTGCCCGTGCCGCTTCCCCGCCCGCGCGCGCTGGCCCAAACCTACTCGCCCGCATTCGGCGAACTGGCAACGCAAATTCGCGCCGCGATTGAATGACGGCAAGCCCCATTTTCTTTTCTGTGTATAATCCTGACACTTTCGGAGAATTCAGTGCGCTATCTTCTAATTTTGCTTTTGATTCCAGTTTTAGCCGCCGCGTGCGGGGAAGCAGAAAACACTCCCACCCCCGCGAACGGCGGCCCCACCCCGGTTTCGGTGATAGCTACCCCCATTCCAGAGCCGACCGTCACCCCGATTCCTCAAGCCGCCACCGTCAACGGTCAACCCATTTACCTCAACGATTATCAAAACGAAGTCGCCCGGTTTGAAGCCGGGGTTGCCAGCCTGGGACGCGACCTTTCGCAGGAAGGCGATTACCGCCAGCGCGTGCTGGACGCCTTGATTGACAAGACTCTGATTCTGCAAGCCGCCGCCGCCGCCGGAATCACGCTAACCGATGTTGAGGTTCAGGCCGCCTACGACCAGGCGGTGGCCGAGCGCGGCGGGCAGGCCCAGTTCGATGCCTGGCTGGCCGCCAACCTGTACACCGCCGACCAGTTCCGGGCCGAACTGCGCGATGGCATCCTCACCGCCGCCGTTCAGTCGCAAATTGCAGATGCCGTGCCGAACGACGTGGAGCAGGTTCACGCCCGGCACATTCTCGTCGCCACCATCGAAGAAACTAATCTGGTGTTGGCCGACCTGGGCGCTGGCGCGGATTTTGCAACCCTAGCGGTAGAACGCTCGCTCGATCAAAGCTCGCGCATCAACGGCGGCGACCTGGGCTGGTTCCCGCCGACCGGCCTGACCGTGAAAGAGGTTGCCGACGCCGCCTTCAGCCTGCAACCCGGCGAGACCAGCGGCGTCGTTCAAAGCCAGTTGGGCTATCATATCGTGCAGACACTTGAACGTGGCCTCCATCCGCTTTCGCCGGCGGCCAGAGCGTTTTTGCAACAACAGGCGCTCGACGCCTGGCGCGCCGACTTGCGAGCCAAAGCCGCTGTTGAAATGTTTGTGCCGTAGGAGTTCCTGTTATGGGTCATCGTGGATCAGTCATCGTCAATCTATTCACCGTATTAATTTTAGCCGGCACGGTGGTGATGGGCCTCTATTTTTTTGTTATTCTTCTCAGCCCGTCCATCTTTCTCAACCCGTTCCCGCCGTCCACCCTTCCAGCCATTGCTGTCCTGCCCAGCGTAACGCCGGCCCCGCCCACGTCAATCGTTCCAACCTTCCCGCCCCTGTTTACACCCACACCCACCTTCACCAGCACCCAGCCGCGCCCTTCGGCTACCTTCACCCCCGGCAGTGAGGCCACCACTCCTGCGCCTGACATTACCGCCAGCGACGTTACGGAAGTGACCGCCGCGCCCGGCAATACCGAAACCTTCACGCCCACGCCGACTCCCACCGATACACCTTCCGGACCAACACCCACACCCAGCAGGACTCGTTCGGCCTTCCCCTTCACCGCGCAGGAGAATGCGCCAATACCCGTGCAGAATTTTGCCAACTCGGCCGGCTGTAACTGGATGGGCATCGCCGGGCAGGCCTTAGGCCTGCCGCCAGGCGGCAACCCGATAGTTGGCCTCATCGTCCACCTCGAGGGCGGCGGTTTGAATGCCGACGCCTTCACCGGAAGCAAGACGGCTTACGGCCCGGCCGGCTACGAATTCTTCCTCAACAATCACGTAGTGCAGACGACGGGCGAGTATAAAGTGCAATTGCTCGACACCAGCGGCACACCTCTCTCCGACTTCGTCATCGTCAACACCTTTGCCGACTGCAGCAAGAACCTGCTGTTGGTGAACTTCGTGCAGAACCACTAACTTCAGTGAGCAGTGGACAGTGAACAGTGGCCGGCTGTTTACCGGCCACTGTTCACTAACCACTACCATGGGCACGCTCTACATCGTCGCTACGCCGATTGGCAATCTGGAAGATATTTCGGCGCGCGCCCTGCGTGTGCTGCGCGAAGTGAGCCTCATCGCCGCCGAAGACACCCGGCAGACGGCCAAGCTGTTGAGCCATTTCGACATCAACACGCCAACGACCAGCTATTTCGAACACAACAAACTCGCCAAGCTCGATCACATTCTGGAAAAGCTGGGGAGGGGCGACGTGGCCCTGGTGTCAGATGGCGGCCTCCCCGGAATCTCGGACCCGGGCTACGAATTAATCCGCGAAGCGATTGATCGTGGCTTCACCGTCACCCCAATCCCCGGGCCGTCGGCGATTCTTTCGGCGCTGGTGGCCTCCGGCCTGCCCACCGATTCGTTCGTCTATCTCGGCTTTCTGCCGCGCAAGGCCGGCGATCGGGCGCGCCTTCTCGCCGCCAACACCGCCGACCCGCGCACGCTGATCTTCTTCGAGACGCCGCACCGCCTGCTCGAGTCGCTGGCCGACCTTCAGCGCGAGTTGGGCGACCGGCGGATTGCCGTGTGCCGTGAGCTGACCAAACTGCACGAGGAGATTTTTCGCGGCTCGGTCAGTGAGGCCTTCGCTCACTTCAACGCCAAAGAGGTTCGCGGCGAGATCACGCTCGTCGTCAAAGGGCAAAAGAATGAAGCCCCGGCAGAAACCTGGGACGAGGCCCGCATCCGCGCCGCCCTGCGCGACCTGCTGGCGCTGGGGCTGGAGCGTAAAGAGGCGGCCAAACAAATCGCCGCCCAAAGCAATTGGGAACGGCGGGAGGTTTATAAGATCGCGACAGAGTTGTAGAAGGACAATTTGACACATTGGGGAAGTAACTTTACACTACGCCTGCTATTTGACAGACAGGCGGCGCTTTCCCAATACTCATGTCGAATCTCGTCGGTTCCACCTTAGGCTCGCACCACATCCTCGAACAAATTGGCTTTGGCGGCATGGCCAGCGTTTACATCGCCTACCAGCCCGGCCTCGAGCGGATGGTGGCCATCAAAGTCCTGCCAGAGCTTTATGCCCAGAACGCCAAGTTCATGGAGCGCTTTGCCCAGGAAGCCCGGATCATCGCCCGCCTCGAACACCCCAACATTATTCCCATCTTCGATTTTGCCACGCACGACGGCCTGGCTTACCTGACCATGCGTTACGTGCAGGCCGGAACTGCCAAAGAGATTTTGAGCCGGGGGCCGCTCTCGCTGGCCGACGTTTCCAAAATCATCACCGACATTGCCAGCGCCCTCGATTACGCGCACGCTCAGGGCGTGATTCACCGCGACGTGAAACCGGCCAACATTCTGGTAGACAAGACCGGCCACGCCTACCTCACCGATTTTGGCATTGCCAAACTCCTCGAAGCCACCGCCGACCTGACCAGCACCGGCTCTTCAATGGGCACCCCGGCTTACATGGCTCCCGAGCAAACGCTCAATCAACTCATCACCCCGCAAACCGATGTGTACTCGCTGGGCGTGATGCTCTACGAAATGGTGACCGGGCATTTGCCATTCGACTCCGAGACTCCGATGGCCACGGCTCTGATGCACGTCAACACCTCTGCGCCGTCCATCCGCCACTTCAACCCCGGCCTGCCCCCCGCCCTCGAAGCCATGATCGAAAAGGCGCTGGCCAAGGAGCCTGGCGACCGCTATGCGACGGCAGGTCAACTGGCGCAAGCCTTCAACGCTGTGGTGGCGGCTACTGCCAGCGCGGCCACCGAGGGCGCGGTCAGCACCGCCAGCGACACAGCCTCGTCCACCAAACCGCCGCATCAACTGATCAAACTGGCCGCAGAGGCGGCGGCGGACAAACATGCCGAAGAAGTGACGAACCAGGTGCGTGAGATCGTGCGCCGCAAGCAATTGGCGGCGCAACAAAAACGGTTCGTACAGTTCCTGCCCTGGGCCGTCGGCGTGCTGGTGATTCTTGTGCTGGGGGCCAATCTCTTCCAGGCTCGGAGTGATGCTGAACAGGTGCGGATTCAGGCCGCGCAAACCAGCACTGCCGCCATTGCCGAGTTGCTCAACGAAGTCAAGGTAGCCCAAACTGCCGCCGCCCGTGACAGCGACCCCGGTGCGCGTGGCACAGCTAACGCTCTGGAGACGCGCGCGGCGCTCGAAGGTGTGGCCGCCGTGGCTGTTATTCCCTCATCAACATTCACTCCCACCTTCACCGCCACCCCCACCGCCACTCTGACGGCCACCCGCACCCTCCGCCCGCCGAACACAATCACTCCGGTTCCCAGCCCGACGACCACCCTGGCCTTTTCTCTGGGAGCCATTCCCACCGCCGGGCCGGACGAGGCCGGGATCGTGCGCGGGCAGGTTGTCTATCAGAGTGCGCCTGTCGCCAATGCCAGAGTCATTCTTCGCCAAACATCCACCGGCGTTGAATTTGGCACGGCCATCACCGATGCCAACGGGCAGTTTTTGTTTCAAAAAGTGCCGCCCGGCAGTTGGGTGATCACCGCCACCGCCAACGACGGCCTGACCAGCATGTTCTATGGCGGCTATCAGATTGGGCCGGGCTGCGATTTCTTCATTGGTCGCGCCAGCTTCACCCGAACGTTCGGCACCGGCAAGCTGGAGGATGCTAACTTGATCTTATGCATGGTTCGGATCGGCGGCTTCGACATTACCACGCCTGCGGCAGGCAGTATCTTCCCCGGTTTGATAGTCTCGTGGAACGCGGTGGAAGGCGCGACCAACTACGATATCGGCGTGCAAGACATCACCGATCCGTTCCAGCCGCCTCTGGCCGAAGACCATTTGGTTCAGCCATTCTTCGATTTCACCACGAAGCTCGGCGGCGATCCCACTATCTCCGGCCACTGCTATCAAATCCGCGTGATGGCCTTCGGCGGCAACGGCCCGATTACGACGACGACGACGCAGGCTTGCCGGCAGTAACCCTCAAAGTTTCCCGTTTCACTCCGAATTCATCCCCTCTGAGTCCTTATCCCCCTTATTTGGGAATTGACTCACGCCATAACTGAACTTAGACTACGCTTCAGTTATTCAATCCTTCCCGATCACTGGACAATTCATGGCGGATCTCATCGGCACTACTCTCGGCTCCTATCGTGTTCTTGAACAAATCGGTCTTGGGGGGATGGCAACAGTCTACAAAGCCTACCAGCCCGGCGTGGATCGGCTCGTCGCCCTCAAAATCCTGCCATCGCATTACGCCCAAGACCCGCTCTTCGTCCAGCGCTTCGAGCGAGAAGCCCGTGTCATCGCCAGCCTCGAACATCCCGGCATCATCCCCATCTATGACTTCGGCGCACAAGATGGCGTCTCCTACCTCGTCATGCGCTACCTGCAGGCCGGGACAGTTAAAGACATCCTGGGGCGCGGACGGTTGCCCCTGGCCGATGCGGCCAAACTTATCAGCGAAATCGCCGCCGCGCTGGATTACGCTCACTCGCAGGGCATCATCCATCGCGACGTGAAGCCCAGCAACATTTTGGTAGACAAGCAGGGCAATGCTTATCTCACCGATTTCGGCATCGCCAAAGTGTTGGAGGGCACGTCGGAACTCACTGGCTCGGCCATGCTCGGCACGCCGGCCTACATGGCTCCTGAGCAGACTCTCAGCAAGCCGGTGACGCCGCAGACCGACGTGTACTCGCTCGGCGTGATGCTCTACGAAATGGCAACGGGGAAACCGCCGTTTGAAGCCGAAACGCCGCTGGCCGTCGCCCTGATGCACATCAACGAGTCACTGCCTCTGCCGCGCCAGGTCAACCCCGAACTGCCCGAAGCTGTCGAGTTGGTGATTCTGAAGGCATTGGCGAAAGACCCGGCTGATCGTTACCAATCGGCAGGTGAACTGGCGCAAGCCTTCACCACAGCCACAAATGCGTCAGAGGCGGAAGCCGCCCCAACCCATCTGATCAAATTGGCCGAAGAAGCCGCAGAAGGCAAGGGTGAAGAACACGTCACCCATGCCGTCCGCGCCGAAGTGCGGCGGCAAGAAAGCACGGAGCGGCGACAACGCCTAATGCAGTGGTTACCGATCGCCGCCGGTGTCGTCGTGGTGGTGGCGTTGATTGCCGGGCTGGCCTTCTCCTTTCGACAAACCAATGCCACCCAGGCGCGGACCGGGCAAACCGCCACCGCCGGGGCGCAAGTGGCGCTGAACATGACGGCTCTTGCCAACCGTCCCACCCGAACGCCGGCACCGACCAGCACCCTCGACCTGGCTGCCGGGGCGACTCTGCTCGCCGCCCAAACTCAGACTCAGCAAGTTATTGCCCAGACCACGCAATCGGCGCAAGAGACCCTCATCGCCAGCACGCCCTACCCCACCTTCCGCATCCGGCTTGCCGATGAGTCCGGCGAACCAATCACCGTGATGGGGTCGGTGACAGTGAGTTGCGGCGAAGGGGCAACCGCCACGAATGAAGTGAACGAACAGGGTGAAGCAACCTTTAATTTTGGCGAGATCACGCGTTCGTGCCGCGCGGCAACAGTGAACGCCAGAGCACAAGGCTATCAGCCCACCACCTCAGAAATTGCCAGTCTGACGCCGGGCGAGAACACGCTGACCCTCACCCTCAAACGCGACCCGTTCGGTATCCTGCCCTCCGAGGCCTGCGGCAAAGGCGAGACGCTGGTGTTTGTGGATGATTTTCAGAGCGAGGGGTTGGAGAAGTGGAGTGGCGAAAAAACAGCGTGGGAGATACAAGAATCGCCAGATGGCAACCGCATACTTTTCAACGATAACCAGGATGGCCTCGTTGCTCATCAGGAAGCATTATTCGTCAGCAAGGGTTTTAGCAATGTCCATGTTAGGTTTCGATTCAAGAACGGTGACGGAGTTACTGTAACGTTAATTAATTTACATGGCGATGGGCCACCAAAAGAGTTCGAGCTGCCTACAAGAGGCTATCAACTTAACTTCCATGGACTTGGCGGCGGGTTTAGGAAAATCATTGTTGGCACAAATGCCGCTTCTATTCCCCCGATACCTTTCTCCCCAGTGAATGTAAACTGGCATATAGTGGATATGATGGACACAGACGGCTACATCAAACTTTATTTGGATAACATTTTCCAATTTGATTACCGAGACAGATCACCCCTATGGTCGGGGATTCTGTCGCTTGATGGCGGCAGATTGGACGATGTGATTATTTGCGGCTTGCCTGACTCAAAATCGCCAACCACCCCAACCACCATCCGCACAGCTTCAACTCCCTCAAAGCCGGTCACGCCCGCGCCGACGTTTACGCCAACGCCAATCACGACCTACGTGCAATTGGATCCCCCGGGATGCACCCAAACAACGGTGCTGGCCGGACGAATCATTTTTGGCTTTGGGGCAGGAGGCTCTCCCGGACAAGAGAAGGAGTCGGTGATCGCCGATATCGGTGACACCGCCGCCGTGATCACCGTCAACGATCAGCCCACCACGCCATTGTCAGTAGACCCTTTTGGAAATTCGCTGGATAGTCGAGGCCGAACTATTGAGATTCAAGGGGATCAGAGACAATGGCATCATGCTACTTACACCCAGACTCTTCTCGAGCTGGGAACTTATACTGTCGTTGGTATATGGGTGCGCAATGATCAAATTGAACGCCGTGGTTGCACCTTGACGGTGATCGCGCCATAGAAAACATACAGACAAACACACTATGCCCAACCTCATCGGCTCTACCCTCGGCCCCTATCGCATCCTTGAACAAATCGGACTCGGCGGCATGGCCACGGTTTATAAAGCCTACCAGCCCGGCACCGAGCGGCTGGTGGCCTTGAAGGTCATGCCTGATCACTACGCTCACAACCCGCACTTCGTCCAGCGCTTCGAGCAGGAAGCCCGCATCATCGCCAAACTCGAACACCGCAACATCGTCCCCGTTTTCGACTTCGGGACGCAAGACGGAACGACCTACCTTGTCATGCGCTACTTGCAAGCCGGAACCGTGAAGGACATTTTAGAGCGCGGCGCACTCTCCCTGGCCGACGCCGCGAAAATTATCGGCGACGTGGCCGCTGCGCTAGGCTATGCCCACGAGCAAGGCATCATTCACCGCGACGTGAAGCCGAGCAACATTCTGGTGGACAAAGATGGCAATGCCTATCTGATGGACTTCGGCATCGCCAAAGTATTGGAAGGCACGGCTAACCTTACTGGTTCGGCCATGCTTGGCACGCCGGCCTACATGGCCCCGGAGCAAACCCTCAACCGCCCGGTGACGGCGCAAACGGACGTGTACTCGCTGGGCGTGATGCTTTACGAGATGGTGACCGGCAGGCAACCGTTTGAAGCCGAAACGCCCATGGCCGTTGCCCTGAAGCACGTGCACGACTCACTGCCGCCGCCGCGCCACCTCAAACCCGACCTGCCTGACGAAGTGGAGTTGGTGATTCTAAAGGCGCTGGCGAAAGACCCGGCTGACCGTTACCAATCGGCGGGCGACTTGGCCCGCGCCTTTTCCAACGCTGTGCAGGCGACAGCGACTACAACGACAGAAACGGGACTGACTGAACTAGCTGAAAGTGCAGCGCAAGGAAAAGGTGAGGAACATATCACCGGGGCGGTGCGGTCGCAGATACGGCGACAGGAAGCAACCGAACGGATCAAACGCCTCATGAGACGGGCGCCGCTTGCTGTTGGCGCGGTCGTATTATTTGCGTTGGCCTCGGGTCTTTTCTATTCAATGCAACAGGGCAACATTCGACAGACGCAGGCCGCCGCGACTGAAAAAGCCGTTGCCCAACTCATGGCCGAAGCCACGAGAATTGCCGGCTTGCCAACCGAGACGCCCGTCCCAACAGCAACGCTCGACCTTGACGCTATTGCAAAGACACAAACGGTTCAGACCCAGACTCAACAAGCCATTGAGCAAGCCACGCTGGCCGCCGTGCAAGCACGAGCTACTGCTTCTCAATCGGCGCTGGAGACCATCATCGCCCTGACGCCAACCGCCACGCCTCTGGTCACCGCAACACCGACGGTTGCGCCGACGCCGACGCTACGAGCCAACCTGACTGGAATCTGGAAAATATATGGCCGAGGCACAACCACCGGCTGCACTGACGCCGCGCCGCCGCCCATGCCCAACCAAACTGGTTCAAACAACAACGGCCCAAGTAATTTCCAATTGATCTACAATGTTGTACACTCCGGCGCGTCAATATCCGCCTCACCAAGTGTCTATTTGGGCCAGGCACTTAGCACTGGTCTGACTGGGAGTGTCAGCGGAGATACCGTATCATTCCAAATCATCAATTTGAGTAACAACTACCAGCCAAATATCACAGCTTTTTCTGGAACCTGGGGATACAATCCTGATCCTAATATTCC
This genomic interval from Chloroflexota bacterium contains the following:
- a CDS encoding peptidylprolyl isomerase, whose product is MRYLLILLLIPVLAAACGEAENTPTPANGGPTPVSVIATPIPEPTVTPIPQAATVNGQPIYLNDYQNEVARFEAGVASLGRDLSQEGDYRQRVLDALIDKTLILQAAAAAGITLTDVEVQAAYDQAVAERGGQAQFDAWLAANLYTADQFRAELRDGILTAAVQSQIADAVPNDVEQVHARHILVATIEETNLVLADLGAGADFATLAVERSLDQSSRINGGDLGWFPPTGLTVKEVADAAFSLQPGETSGVVQSQLGYHIVQTLERGLHPLSPAARAFLQQQALDAWRADLRAKAAVEMFVP
- a CDS encoding serine/threonine protein kinase, with the protein product MADLIGTTLGSYRVLEQIGLGGMATVYKAYQPGVDRLVALKILPSHYAQDPLFVQRFEREARVIASLEHPGIIPIYDFGAQDGVSYLVMRYLQAGTVKDILGRGRLPLADAAKLISEIAAALDYAHSQGIIHRDVKPSNILVDKQGNAYLTDFGIAKVLEGTSELTGSAMLGTPAYMAPEQTLSKPVTPQTDVYSLGVMLYEMATGKPPFEAETPLAVALMHINESLPLPRQVNPELPEAVELVILKALAKDPADRYQSAGELAQAFTTATNASEAEAAPTHLIKLAEEAAEGKGEEHVTHAVRAEVRRQESTERRQRLMQWLPIAAGVVVVVALIAGLAFSFRQTNATQARTGQTATAGAQVALNMTALANRPTRTPAPTSTLDLAAGATLLAAQTQTQQVIAQTTQSAQETLIASTPYPTFRIRLADESGEPITVMGSVTVSCGEGATATNEVNEQGEATFNFGEITRSCRAATVNARAQGYQPTTSEIASLTPGENTLTLTLKRDPFGILPSEACGKGETLVFVDDFQSEGLEKWSGEKTAWEIQESPDGNRILFNDNQDGLVAHQEALFVSKGFSNVHVRFRFKNGDGVTVTLINLHGDGPPKEFELPTRGYQLNFHGLGGGFRKIIVGTNAASIPPIPFSPVNVNWHIVDMMDTDGYIKLYLDNIFQFDYRDRSPLWSGILSLDGGRLDDVIICGLPDSKSPTTPTTIRTASTPSKPVTPAPTFTPTPITTYVQLDPPGCTQTTVLAGRIIFGFGAGGSPGQEKESVIADIGDTAAVITVNDQPTTPLSVDPFGNSLDSRGRTIEIQGDQRQWHHATYTQTLLELGTYTVVGIWVRNDQIERRGCTLTVIAP
- a CDS encoding protein kinase → MSNLVGSTLGSHHILEQIGFGGMASVYIAYQPGLERMVAIKVLPELYAQNAKFMERFAQEARIIARLEHPNIIPIFDFATHDGLAYLTMRYVQAGTAKEILSRGPLSLADVSKIITDIASALDYAHAQGVIHRDVKPANILVDKTGHAYLTDFGIAKLLEATADLTSTGSSMGTPAYMAPEQTLNQLITPQTDVYSLGVMLYEMVTGHLPFDSETPMATALMHVNTSAPSIRHFNPGLPPALEAMIEKALAKEPGDRYATAGQLAQAFNAVVAATASAATEGAVSTASDTASSTKPPHQLIKLAAEAAADKHAEEVTNQVREIVRRKQLAAQQKRFVQFLPWAVGVLVILVLGANLFQARSDAEQVRIQAAQTSTAAIAELLNEVKVAQTAAARDSDPGARGTANALETRAALEGVAAVAVIPSSTFTPTFTATPTATLTATRTLRPPNTITPVPSPTTTLAFSLGAIPTAGPDEAGIVRGQVVYQSAPVANARVILRQTSTGVEFGTAITDANGQFLFQKVPPGSWVITATANDGLTSMFYGGYQIGPGCDFFIGRASFTRTFGTGKLEDANLILCMVRIGGFDITTPAAGSIFPGLIVSWNAVEGATNYDIGVQDITDPFQPPLAEDHLVQPFFDFTTKLGGDPTISGHCYQIRVMAFGGNGPITTTTTQACRQ
- a CDS encoding protein kinase, which translates into the protein MPNLIGSTLGPYRILEQIGLGGMATVYKAYQPGTERLVALKVMPDHYAHNPHFVQRFEQEARIIAKLEHRNIVPVFDFGTQDGTTYLVMRYLQAGTVKDILERGALSLADAAKIIGDVAAALGYAHEQGIIHRDVKPSNILVDKDGNAYLMDFGIAKVLEGTANLTGSAMLGTPAYMAPEQTLNRPVTAQTDVYSLGVMLYEMVTGRQPFEAETPMAVALKHVHDSLPPPRHLKPDLPDEVELVILKALAKDPADRYQSAGDLARAFSNAVQATATTTTETGLTELAESAAQGKGEEHITGAVRSQIRRQEATERIKRLMRRAPLAVGAVVLFALASGLFYSMQQGNIRQTQAAATEKAVAQLMAEATRIAGLPTETPVPTATLDLDAIAKTQTVQTQTQQAIEQATLAAVQARATASQSALETIIALTPTATPLVTATPTVAPTPTLRANLTGIWKIYGRGTTTGCTDAAPPPMPNQTGSNNNGPSNFQLIYNVVHSGASISASPSVYLGQALSTGLTGSVSGDTVSFQIINLSNNYQPNITAFSGTWGYNPDPNIPPEDVLIGTYSGGDTAGYGCQYSGSFIVYFGGS
- the rsmI gene encoding 16S rRNA (cytidine(1402)-2'-O)-methyltransferase; protein product: MGTLYIVATPIGNLEDISARALRVLREVSLIAAEDTRQTAKLLSHFDINTPTTSYFEHNKLAKLDHILEKLGRGDVALVSDGGLPGISDPGYELIREAIDRGFTVTPIPGPSAILSALVASGLPTDSFVYLGFLPRKAGDRARLLAANTADPRTLIFFETPHRLLESLADLQRELGDRRIAVCRELTKLHEEIFRGSVSEAFAHFNAKEVRGEITLVVKGQKNEAPAETWDEARIRAALRDLLALGLERKEAAKQIAAQSNWERREVYKIATEL
- a CDS encoding ABC transporter ATP-binding protein, translating into MPPILSIHHLTLTYSNGDDNLLALTNLSFDVALGEFLCIVGPSGCGKSSLLKVLAGLRQPTSGQVTFEGQPLTGPREGIGLVFQKANLMPWRTVLQNITLPLELEGMDAGKARARAEELIELVGLSGFEHTRPRHLSGGMEQRVAIARALVHRPNVLLLDEPFGALDALTRERMGLELLRIWDRYRKTVVMVTHSISEAVFLADRVLVFTQRPGSIRADLPVPLPRPRALAQTYSPAFGELATQIRAAIE